The Candidatus Methanomethylophilaceae archaeon genome contains a region encoding:
- a CDS encoding nicotinate phosphoribosyltransferase: MTQCDKRNLSMVMDLYEMTMANGYFIEGDSDKKAVFDVFYRKNPDNGGFAVFAGLEQAVEMIAGLHFDDSDIDYFRSLGIFGEEFLEMLSGFRFRGDVYAFPEGSVVYPNEPLVTVVAPIIDAQLIETALLAQINHQSLIATKTSRIVRAAKGRSVSDFGARRAHNMDAAVYGARAAYIGGATGTATVLAGKEFGVPVSGTMAHSWVMYYGDEFEAFRKYAETYPDNALLLVDTYDALHSGVPNAIRCAKEVLEPMGKRLKGIRFDSGDLAYLSKKARAMLDAAGLNDCKIVVSNSLDEYTIGSILDQGGMIDGFGVGERLITAKSDPVFGGVYKIAAVEENGSFSPRIKISESVEKITNPGWKDVYRVYSEDGHAVADLLTIHGEEADISEGYGFVDPKRPWKSMRFGKVTAKKMHEKVIENGRIVCKSRGMMEMRDYLADQLKNEIWPEEQRFSNPHEHFLDMSPGYYRMKMDLLDPSKRLRSAHQDLGREAQIQNALENGPYVERVLPLGLRIHQAAFPALAHVPGMVGQHHVAAGALGHADIILRRAFALVHRPQIRRDHLPGGIARFRDRILGYPALLDVR, translated from the coding sequence ATGACCCAATGCGACAAGCGCAATCTCAGCATGGTGATGGACCTATATGAGATGACGATGGCGAACGGATATTTCATCGAGGGAGACAGCGACAAGAAAGCGGTTTTCGATGTTTTCTACCGCAAAAACCCTGACAACGGTGGATTCGCCGTATTCGCAGGCTTGGAGCAGGCCGTGGAGATGATAGCTGGCCTCCATTTCGACGATTCGGACATCGATTATTTCAGATCGCTAGGAATATTCGGCGAGGAATTCCTGGAAATGCTCTCCGGATTCCGCTTCCGCGGCGACGTTTACGCTTTCCCCGAGGGGTCTGTCGTATATCCGAACGAGCCTTTGGTCACGGTCGTCGCCCCCATCATCGACGCCCAGCTCATCGAAACGGCGCTTCTGGCGCAGATAAACCACCAATCGCTGATAGCCACCAAGACTTCCAGGATCGTCCGCGCCGCCAAAGGCAGATCGGTATCGGATTTCGGGGCCCGCAGAGCCCACAACATGGACGCGGCGGTGTACGGAGCCCGCGCGGCTTACATAGGAGGGGCGACCGGCACGGCCACGGTCTTGGCCGGAAAGGAATTCGGGGTGCCCGTGAGCGGGACCATGGCGCACAGCTGGGTCATGTACTACGGGGACGAATTCGAAGCGTTCAGAAAATACGCGGAAACGTATCCAGACAACGCGCTGCTTCTTGTGGACACATACGACGCGCTCCATTCGGGCGTCCCGAACGCCATACGCTGCGCGAAAGAAGTCTTGGAGCCCATGGGAAAGAGGCTCAAGGGGATACGCTTCGACTCCGGGGACCTCGCATATCTCTCCAAAAAGGCCAGAGCCATGCTGGACGCGGCCGGCCTGAATGACTGCAAAATCGTGGTGTCCAACAGCCTCGACGAATACACCATAGGGTCCATACTGGATCAGGGCGGGATGATCGACGGGTTCGGCGTCGGCGAGCGCCTGATAACGGCGAAAAGCGACCCCGTTTTCGGCGGAGTGTACAAAATTGCAGCCGTGGAAGAGAATGGGTCTTTCTCGCCCAGAATAAAGATCTCGGAAAGCGTCGAGAAAATAACGAATCCGGGGTGGAAAGACGTTTACAGGGTATATTCCGAGGATGGGCACGCTGTCGCGGACCTGCTGACTATCCACGGCGAAGAGGCTGACATCTCGGAAGGATACGGTTTCGTAGACCCGAAGCGCCCCTGGAAGAGCATGAGATTCGGAAAGGTCACGGCCAAAAAGATGCACGAGAAAGTCATCGAGAACGGAAGGATCGTCTGCAAATCCAGAGGAATGATGGAGATGAGGGATTATCTTGCGGACCAGCTCAAAAACGAGATCTGGCCGGAGGAGCAGAGGTTCTCCAACCCTCACGAGCACTTCCTCGACATGTCCCCCGGCTATTACAGGATGAAAATGGACCTTCTGGACCCTTCGAAGCGGCTCCGATCGGCGCACCAAGACCTCGGGCGAGAAGCCCAGATCCAGAATGCCCTCGAGAACGGCCCTTACGTCGAGCGCGTTCTTCCGCTCGGTCTCCGTATCCATCAGGCCGCCTTCCCTGCGCTCGCACATGTGCCAGGAATGGTCGGCCAGCATCATGTAGCCGCCGGCGCTCTCGGCCATGCGGACATAATCCTCCGGCGGGCGTTTGCCCTCGTGCATCGGCCACAGATACGCCGCGATCACCTTCCCGGAGGCATCGCACGATTTCGGGACAGGATACTCGGCTATCCCGCCCTCCTTGATGTACGGTGA
- a CDS encoding AMP phosphorylase: MKLTIKGYDVDSSEQIVLIHEADCAEIGVQEGDRVNIPGPRPTIVLVSHTDTLIDRGVVAMSNSLLSKCGLKEGDVINVTYAAKPDSVRSIRKKMDGEALTREEIRAIVEDILENRLSKIEISAWLTSLYINGMDIGEIADFTVAMAETGDMIKFDSTPVFDFHSLGGVPGNKITPIVVSIVAAAGIMIPKTSSRAISSACGTSDFVETFCDVEIDAESLKEITQEIGGVFSWGGSMNLAPVDDMVIKVEHPLGINPRAQMLASIMSKKLAMGATHLVVDIPTGAGTKVPTLEVAKQYAKDLMELGERIGIHVECAITYADQPVGYAVGPNLEARECISILEGNTHPCAVIEKACDCAGIILEVAGIPNGSAKAKEILASGEAYRKFMEIVVAQGGNPELKSDDLKPGKFSYELRSPKSGYVHSISNKDVVAIAKAAGSPSDKGAGIIFSKKKGQRVEEGEVLLTIYADNEAKLKRAKETAIKYQPMDIEGMLIKRVSPLTAR; this comes from the coding sequence ATGAAGCTGACCATAAAAGGATACGATGTGGACTCGTCCGAGCAGATCGTTCTGATTCATGAAGCCGATTGCGCCGAGATCGGCGTGCAGGAAGGGGACCGCGTGAACATTCCCGGCCCCAGGCCGACGATAGTGCTGGTATCCCATACAGATACGCTGATAGATAGGGGCGTCGTGGCGATGTCCAATTCGCTCCTCTCCAAATGCGGCCTCAAAGAGGGGGATGTGATCAATGTCACCTACGCGGCCAAGCCGGATTCCGTCCGTTCCATAAGGAAGAAGATGGACGGGGAGGCGCTCACCAGAGAGGAAATCAGAGCCATAGTGGAAGACATACTGGAGAACAGGCTTTCCAAGATCGAAATCTCGGCGTGGCTGACTTCCCTGTACATCAACGGCATGGACATCGGAGAGATCGCCGATTTCACCGTGGCTATGGCGGAGACCGGCGACATGATAAAGTTCGACAGCACCCCCGTGTTCGATTTCCACAGCCTCGGAGGGGTTCCAGGCAACAAGATCACGCCAATCGTCGTCTCCATCGTGGCTGCCGCCGGCATAATGATACCCAAGACCTCGTCCCGCGCCATAAGCAGCGCCTGCGGCACATCCGATTTCGTGGAGACGTTCTGCGACGTGGAGATAGACGCCGAATCCCTGAAGGAGATAACACAGGAAATCGGAGGGGTCTTCTCCTGGGGCGGATCCATGAACCTCGCCCCTGTCGATGATATGGTGATAAAGGTGGAGCACCCGCTCGGGATCAACCCCAGGGCGCAGATGCTCGCCTCGATCATGAGCAAGAAGCTCGCCATGGGCGCCACGCATCTGGTGGTCGACATACCCACCGGAGCCGGGACCAAGGTGCCGACTTTGGAGGTGGCCAAGCAGTATGCGAAGGACCTGATGGAGCTGGGCGAAAGGATCGGAATCCATGTGGAATGCGCCATAACGTACGCAGACCAGCCTGTCGGATACGCGGTCGGGCCGAACCTGGAGGCCAGGGAATGCATAAGCATCCTGGAAGGGAACACCCATCCCTGCGCGGTGATTGAGAAAGCCTGCGATTGCGCCGGAATCATCCTCGAAGTCGCCGGGATTCCCAACGGCTCCGCGAAGGCGAAGGAGATTCTCGCTTCGGGCGAGGCATACCGCAAATTCATGGAGATCGTGGTGGCCCAGGGAGGCAACCCAGAGCTGAAATCCGACGATCTCAAGCCGGGCAAGTTCAGCTATGAGCTCCGCTCGCCCAAATCGGGATATGTGCATTCGATCAGCAACAAGGATGTCGTGGCCATCGCCAAGGCAGCCGGCTCCCCGTCGGACAAAGGCGCCGGCATAATCTTCTCCAAGAAGAAGGGCCAGAGGGTGGAGGAAGGCGAGGTTCTCCTCACGATATACGCCGACAACGAGGCCAAGCTCAAGCGCGCGAAGGAGACGGCGATCAAATACCAGCCCATGGACATCGAGGGGATGCTCATCAAGAGGGTATCGCCTCTGACTGCGAGATGA
- a CDS encoding ribulose 1,5-bisphosphate carboxylase large subunit — protein MESYSYLHLGEPEDPSEYVVCKYRVTTDLTMEKAAEAIAAEQSTGTWTGISTLDRGIFDSLGARVTRIEGDMITVEYPAEDFSIEVGSVPQILSVIAGNLFGLGALKGVRLEDVSFPKSIASQFKGPKFGADGLREILGRPEKPLVGTIVKPKIGLSPEKTAEYVYEAGSGGLTNSKDDETLVDQPFCPIDERTVAVAEALDTLKEEGHLMLHAINVSTRGDKIVELAEQVQEWGAKQIMVDVITCGFGAVQALAEDPSIKVPIHVHRTMHGAFTKDPFHGIAMLPITKLVRMCGGDALHIGTLGAGKMSAGAHDDGNLAACLGDDVPYKAVMPVCSGGVHPGIVSDITDRAGMNVQIQAGGGVAGHPDGVIGGARAMSQAVDAAFLGISAEEYARSHEELAKALAKWGSK, from the coding sequence ATGGAAAGCTATTCTTATCTTCATCTCGGGGAGCCTGAGGATCCCAGCGAATATGTGGTATGCAAATACCGCGTGACGACAGATCTGACCATGGAGAAGGCCGCCGAAGCCATCGCGGCCGAGCAGTCCACCGGCACTTGGACCGGGATATCCACGCTGGACAGGGGCATATTCGATTCCCTCGGCGCCAGGGTGACCAGGATCGAGGGCGATATGATCACCGTCGAATATCCTGCCGAAGATTTCAGCATCGAAGTCGGCTCTGTTCCGCAGATTCTGAGCGTCATCGCCGGGAATCTGTTCGGCCTGGGAGCCCTCAAAGGGGTCAGGCTGGAGGACGTCTCCTTCCCGAAGAGCATCGCGTCCCAGTTCAAAGGCCCGAAATTCGGCGCCGATGGGCTCAGGGAGATCCTCGGCCGCCCGGAGAAGCCCTTGGTCGGGACCATCGTCAAACCGAAGATCGGGCTTTCGCCGGAGAAGACCGCCGAATACGTCTACGAGGCGGGTTCCGGAGGTCTCACCAACTCCAAGGACGATGAAACCCTGGTCGACCAGCCTTTCTGCCCCATCGACGAGAGGACCGTGGCGGTCGCCGAGGCTTTGGACACCCTCAAAGAAGAGGGCCATCTTATGCTCCACGCGATAAACGTCAGCACCCGCGGCGACAAAATAGTCGAATTGGCTGAGCAGGTCCAGGAATGGGGCGCCAAGCAGATAATGGTCGACGTGATCACCTGCGGGTTCGGCGCCGTGCAGGCATTGGCCGAGGATCCGTCCATCAAGGTGCCTATCCATGTGCACAGGACGATGCATGGGGCTTTCACCAAAGATCCCTTCCATGGGATTGCCATGCTGCCGATAACCAAACTGGTTCGCATGTGCGGTGGCGACGCGCTGCACATAGGCACCCTCGGGGCTGGGAAGATGTCCGCGGGAGCCCATGACGACGGCAATCTCGCGGCCTGTCTGGGGGATGATGTGCCATACAAGGCCGTCATGCCCGTCTGCTCCGGAGGCGTCCACCCTGGAATAGTCTCCGACATAACCGACCGCGCCGGGATGAACGTCCAGATACAGGCGGGAGGAGGCGTCGCAGGGCACCCCGACGGCGTCATCGGAGGCGCCAGAGCCATGAGCCAGGCGGTGGACGCCGCTTTCCTCGGAATATCCGCCGAGGAGTATGCCAGGAGCCATGAGGAACTCGCCAAAGCGCTTGCGAAGTGGGGATCGAAATGA
- a CDS encoding ribose 1,5-bisphosphate isomerase: MADIIEDTSRRIADMTIRGAGKIARAGAAAMGEFADSYRGESLEVFLADLKAAADKVISSRPTAVSLWNGVQSAVKGVNEVASIEEARALVSSNSKRFVESSSKAVQTIASIGAKRIRDGDTILTHCNSSAALGAIKEAHRQGKDIKVYATESRPWRQGILTVTDLADSGIDVTLVIDSAVRSVMKRIDKVFVGADTITSDGVLINKIGTSQLALAAEERRVPFYVCAETYKFSPMTIFGDMVVIEERDISEVVKPGEVPDQVKVFNPVFDSTPGKYIDAIISEVGMISPGAVYDVMVRQLGESVFSKE; this comes from the coding sequence GTGGCAGACATCATCGAGGACACGTCTCGGCGCATCGCCGACATGACCATCCGCGGCGCGGGAAAGATAGCTCGCGCGGGCGCGGCGGCGATGGGGGAGTTCGCGGATTCCTATCGCGGAGAGAGTTTGGAGGTTTTCCTTGCCGATCTGAAAGCGGCCGCAGACAAGGTCATCTCATCCAGGCCCACGGCGGTATCCCTATGGAACGGGGTCCAATCGGCTGTGAAAGGGGTGAACGAGGTCGCATCCATCGAGGAGGCTCGCGCTTTGGTGTCCTCCAATTCGAAGAGGTTCGTCGAATCGTCGTCCAAAGCCGTCCAGACGATCGCCTCCATCGGCGCCAAAAGGATACGCGATGGAGACACGATCCTGACGCATTGCAACAGCAGCGCGGCTTTGGGGGCAATCAAAGAGGCCCATCGCCAAGGCAAGGACATAAAGGTGTACGCGACCGAATCGCGCCCGTGGAGGCAGGGCATCCTCACCGTCACGGACTTGGCCGATTCCGGCATAGATGTCACGCTCGTGATAGACAGCGCCGTCCGCAGCGTGATGAAGAGGATCGACAAGGTCTTCGTCGGAGCCGACACGATCACATCCGACGGAGTTCTGATCAACAAGATCGGGACTTCGCAGCTGGCTCTCGCCGCCGAGGAGAGGAGGGTTCCTTTCTATGTCTGCGCCGAGACCTACAAATTCTCGCCCATGACCATATTCGGGGACATGGTGGTGATCGAGGAGAGGGATATCTCCGAGGTCGTGAAGCCGGGGGAAGTCCCGGATCAGGTAAAAGTGTTCAATCCCGTGTTCGACAGCACGCCTGGAAAGTATATCGACGCCATAATCAGCGAGGTGGGGATGATCTCTCCCGGCGCGGTCTATGACGTCATGGTAAGGCAGCTCGGCGAATCGGTTTTCTCAAAGGAGTGA
- a CDS encoding class I SAM-dependent methyltransferase family protein: protein MKRVVFAKIRSEEAGPIIRRLMDEGFVDIHAKISKDEDYRYVPILPERLGDEPAASMELVEGEAHTLDRRPPQERIRERLSSYPELEGMLPEKWEYVGDIVIVRMRPECRPYGKIIGQAYAEILGAKTVCADVSGVSGEFRRPSMEILYGTDTESVRLENGIRYGFDVTKVMFASGNTNERMRMRNLDCLGETVVDMFAGIGYFTLPLAKFSGARRVFACEKNPESYGFLVRNVRDNGLSGVVIPILGDNRDLPGKAFADRILMGYVQTTSEFLDAALGMIKPGGILHYHDTFYVHEYEGRIKQIFDGKCGEDGYEILSIREVKSFAPSVSHYVADVRVRPSHRSCMR from the coding sequence ATGAAGAGAGTGGTTTTCGCCAAGATAAGGTCGGAGGAGGCCGGCCCCATCATCCGCCGCCTGATGGACGAGGGTTTCGTCGACATCCACGCCAAGATTTCCAAAGACGAAGATTACCGCTATGTGCCGATACTTCCGGAGCGTCTCGGCGATGAGCCGGCGGCTTCGATGGAGCTGGTCGAGGGCGAGGCCCACACTTTGGACAGGAGGCCCCCTCAGGAGCGCATACGCGAGAGGCTGTCCTCGTATCCAGAACTGGAAGGCATGCTGCCAGAGAAGTGGGAATATGTCGGGGACATAGTCATAGTCCGCATGCGCCCCGAGTGCAGGCCTTATGGGAAGATCATCGGCCAGGCATATGCCGAAATCCTCGGCGCGAAGACGGTCTGCGCCGATGTGAGCGGGGTATCCGGCGAGTTCAGGCGGCCGAGCATGGAGATTTTATACGGCACGGACACCGAATCCGTCCGCCTGGAGAACGGGATCCGCTATGGTTTCGACGTGACCAAGGTCATGTTCGCCTCCGGAAACACCAACGAGCGCATGCGCATGAGGAATCTGGACTGCCTCGGCGAGACGGTGGTGGACATGTTCGCGGGAATAGGTTATTTCACGCTCCCTCTGGCTAAATTCTCAGGTGCCAGACGCGTGTTCGCATGCGAAAAGAACCCGGAATCGTATGGATTTTTGGTCCGCAACGTAAGGGACAACGGGCTGTCTGGTGTCGTAATCCCGATTTTGGGCGACAACAGGGACCTTCCCGGGAAAGCGTTCGCCGACCGCATATTGATGGGATACGTCCAGACGACGTCAGAATTCTTGGATGCCGCTTTGGGGATGATAAAGCCAGGCGGAATCCTGCATTATCACGACACGTTCTACGTGCATGAATATGAAGGCCGCATAAAGCAGATTTTCGATGGGAAATGCGGGGAGGACGGGTACGAAATCCTGTCGATCCGCGAGGTGAAATCTTTCGCCCCGTCCGTATCCCATTATGTCGCCGATGTTAGGGTCAGACCTTCTCACCGGAGCTGCATGCGATGA
- a CDS encoding NAD(P)/FAD-dependent oxidoreductase: MLDAVIVGAGPAGSASARLLASRGFSVRVLEDHGSSGVPTQCAGLITEEVARMSGSDPDVFNTLYGAEVVFPGGRSVEVRSKSAKAIVIDRADLDAKMAAAAMDAGADFSYGNRYLSHSVSSGGIEVRSASGESGCRSLVGADGHSSAVAMSLGDNGPKEYIRGIQADVFSDSDLVDTFRIRIGNQVAPGFFSWEIPCGDFVRVGLCASWAAGPPWPYLKRLLSEHYPGDKVRSMYCGKIPLGGRRTTYGERCLLIGDAACHVKPVSGGGLYPAFRAAPMLSEVLASALESDDLSGKNLSRYERMWMGDFGKELKRAYFLRKKYARLDDPKLDLAGEYCSRDDVRSALDAIDLDHPADVIHGMLRKPSAIPGLISLAARCLI; this comes from the coding sequence ATGCTCGATGCCGTCATAGTGGGCGCCGGTCCGGCCGGAAGCGCATCCGCCCGCCTGCTTGCATCGAGAGGCTTTTCAGTCAGGGTCCTGGAGGATCACGGGTCCTCCGGGGTCCCGACCCAATGCGCCGGCCTGATCACCGAGGAGGTCGCCCGCATGTCCGGGTCTGATCCGGACGTTTTCAACACTCTGTACGGCGCCGAAGTTGTTTTTCCCGGCGGCAGAAGCGTCGAGGTGCGTTCCAAGAGCGCGAAGGCGATAGTGATAGACCGCGCCGATCTGGACGCCAAGATGGCCGCCGCCGCTATGGACGCAGGGGCCGATTTCTCCTACGGCAACCGCTATCTGTCGCATTCCGTGTCGTCCGGAGGCATCGAAGTCCGCTCAGCTTCCGGCGAATCCGGATGCAGGTCCTTGGTCGGGGCCGACGGGCATTCTTCGGCGGTCGCCATGTCTTTGGGGGACAACGGCCCGAAAGAGTACATCCGCGGGATCCAAGCCGACGTTTTCTCTGATTCCGATCTAGTCGACACCTTCCGCATACGCATCGGGAACCAGGTCGCACCTGGATTTTTCTCGTGGGAGATTCCGTGCGGGGATTTCGTCCGCGTCGGGCTTTGCGCATCATGGGCCGCGGGCCCTCCCTGGCCATATCTGAAGAGGCTTCTTTCCGAGCATTATCCGGGCGACAAAGTCAGATCCATGTACTGCGGGAAGATCCCTCTCGGAGGGCGCCGCACTACCTACGGGGAAAGGTGCCTTCTCATAGGGGACGCCGCCTGCCATGTGAAACCCGTATCCGGCGGCGGTCTTTATCCGGCGTTCAGAGCCGCGCCCATGCTGTCGGAGGTGCTTGCGTCTGCGCTGGAATCCGATGATCTGTCTGGGAAGAACCTTTCCCGTTACGAGAGGATGTGGATGGGCGATTTCGGGAAGGAGCTGAAACGGGCCTATTTCCTCCGCAAAAAGTATGCGCGCTTGGACGATCCAAAGCTCGACCTTGCTGGGGAGTACTGCTCAAGGGATGATGTGCGCTCGGCCCTCGACGCCATAGATCTGGACCATCCTGCCGATGTCATCCATGGGATGCTCCGCAAACCCTCCGCGATACCCGGGCTGATCTCGTTGGCGGCAAGGTGCCTGATATGA
- the fsa gene encoding fructose-6-phosphate aldolase, whose protein sequence is MKIFIDTANLDMIKEINSWGILDGVTTNPSLIAKEGVDVRTRVREIAEIVDGPVSAEIMSMTAPEMIAEGREVAKIHPNINIKLPMCVETLKATKVLSSEGIKVNVTLIFSAQQALLAAKAGAAFVSPFVGRLDDIGIYGSDLVSQIMQVFQNYGITTEVIAASIRGPQHVLDAALVGCDIATIPYDTLKKMVKHPKTDEGIAKFIEDYEKSKKN, encoded by the coding sequence ATGAAGATTTTCATAGACACTGCTAATCTGGACATGATAAAGGAGATCAACAGCTGGGGGATCCTGGACGGAGTCACCACCAACCCGAGCCTGATCGCCAAGGAAGGCGTCGACGTCAGGACCCGCGTCAGAGAGATCGCCGAAATCGTCGACGGCCCCGTTTCCGCAGAGATCATGTCGATGACCGCCCCCGAGATGATCGCCGAGGGCCGCGAAGTCGCGAAGATCCACCCCAACATCAACATAAAGCTCCCGATGTGCGTCGAGACCCTGAAGGCTACCAAAGTCCTCTCTTCCGAGGGCATCAAGGTGAACGTCACCCTCATCTTCTCCGCCCAGCAGGCCCTTCTCGCCGCCAAGGCCGGGGCCGCGTTCGTCTCGCCTTTCGTCGGCCGCCTGGACGACATCGGAATCTACGGATCCGATCTCGTCTCCCAGATCATGCAGGTCTTCCAGAACTACGGCATAACCACCGAGGTCATCGCCGCTTCCATCCGCGGCCCGCAGCACGTTCTCGACGCCGCCCTCGTCGGATGCGATATCGCCACCATCCCTTACGACACCCTCAAGAAGATGGTCAAGCACCCCAAGACCGACGAAGGAATCGCGAAATTCATCGAGGACTACGAGAAATCCAAGAAGAACTGA
- a CDS encoding transketolase family protein — translation MTKNLAQRNYYGKALAELASKRDDIVVLDADLAGSTKTSDFRKAAPERFVEVGIAEQNMIGIAAGLAASGKTAFASTFGVFASGRCWEQIRLAVAYPKLNVKIVATHCGISVGEDGASHQALEDMAIMRALPNMVVISPADAYEAYAATMAIADYDGPVYMRMGRAEFPTITKEGEAFQIGKAKVLREGSDVTLIGCGQMVSSCLEAAEILAKEGIEAEVINMATIKPLDKDAVIASAKKTGCCVTAEEHSVIGGLGSAVAECLCSSACVPLEMVGTKDTFGESGAPADLLVKYGLTASDIAAAARKSVSRKVKA, via the coding sequence ATGACCAAGAACCTCGCCCAGCGCAATTATTACGGCAAAGCTCTGGCGGAACTCGCATCCAAGAGGGATGACATCGTCGTCCTCGACGCGGATCTGGCCGGATCCACCAAGACCTCCGATTTCAGGAAGGCCGCCCCGGAAAGGTTCGTGGAAGTGGGGATCGCGGAGCAGAACATGATCGGCATCGCGGCAGGGCTGGCGGCCTCCGGGAAGACCGCTTTCGCATCCACGTTCGGGGTTTTCGCCTCCGGCAGATGCTGGGAGCAGATCAGGCTTGCCGTCGCCTATCCCAAGCTCAACGTGAAGATCGTCGCCACCCACTGCGGGATAAGCGTGGGAGAGGACGGTGCATCCCATCAGGCTCTGGAGGACATGGCTATCATGCGCGCCCTCCCGAACATGGTCGTGATCTCCCCTGCGGATGCCTACGAAGCGTATGCCGCCACCATGGCCATCGCCGATTACGACGGCCCCGTGTACATGAGGATGGGCCGCGCGGAGTTCCCCACCATAACCAAGGAGGGAGAAGCCTTCCAGATCGGCAAAGCCAAGGTCCTGAGGGAAGGATCCGATGTCACGCTCATAGGGTGCGGCCAGATGGTCTCATCCTGCTTGGAAGCCGCGGAAATCCTCGCCAAAGAGGGGATCGAAGCGGAGGTCATCAACATGGCCACCATAAAGCCGCTGGACAAAGATGCCGTCATAGCTTCCGCGAAGAAGACCGGATGCTGCGTCACCGCAGAGGAGCACAGCGTGATCGGCGGGCTCGGATCCGCGGTCGCGGAATGCCTCTGCTCTTCGGCATGCGTGCCTCTGGAGATGGTCGGGACCAAGGATACCTTCGGCGAATCGGGGGCTCCGGCGGACCTTCTCGTCAAATACGGCCTCACCGCATCGGACATCGCGGCGGCGGCCAGGAAATCGGTTTCAAGAAAGGTGAAAGCATGA
- a CDS encoding transketolase, giving the protein MVERSVSELETIANKLRLHVIEMTYAASSGHPGGSLSSADLMSALYFRVLNHDPKNPSWDGRDRFVLSKGHVAPILYAALAESGYFPVEDLITLRKIGSKLQGHPVRGKVPGVEMSTGSLGQGLSMSCGIALAGKMDGKDYRTFCLLGDGELQSGQNWEAAMFASQYGLNRLIAFVDRNRLQITGNTEDAVGLDPLPEKWRAFGWNVSIIDGHNIREIIEAVDKASSSRKKPTVIIMNTVKGKGVSFMENNAGFHGRACNAEEYAKAVAELREAIQ; this is encoded by the coding sequence ATGGTTGAACGCAGCGTATCGGAACTCGAGACAATCGCCAACAAGCTCAGGCTGCATGTCATAGAGATGACATACGCGGCATCCTCTGGGCATCCTGGGGGATCGCTGTCATCCGCGGATCTGATGTCTGCGCTATATTTCCGCGTTCTGAATCACGATCCCAAGAATCCGTCTTGGGACGGCAGGGACAGATTCGTGCTATCCAAAGGCCATGTCGCTCCCATCCTTTACGCGGCTCTGGCCGAATCCGGGTATTTCCCCGTGGAAGACCTCATAACTCTCAGGAAGATCGGCTCCAAGCTTCAGGGGCATCCCGTCCGCGGGAAGGTGCCCGGAGTGGAGATGTCCACCGGATCCCTCGGCCAAGGGCTCAGCATGTCCTGCGGGATCGCTTTGGCGGGGAAGATGGACGGGAAGGACTACAGGACCTTCTGCCTGCTCGGGGACGGAGAGCTCCAGAGCGGCCAGAACTGGGAGGCGGCGATGTTCGCCAGCCAATACGGATTGAACAGGCTCATAGCGTTCGTGGACAGGAACCGCCTTCAGATCACCGGGAACACCGAGGACGCGGTAGGTCTGGATCCCCTCCCGGAGAAGTGGCGGGCATTCGGCTGGAACGTGTCGATCATCGACGGCCACAACATACGCGAGATAATCGAGGCTGTGGACAAGGCGTCTTCATCCAGGAAGAAGCCCACGGTAATAATCATGAACACAGTCAAAGGGAAGGGCGTTTCGTTCATGGAGAACAACGCCGGGTTCCACGGCAGGGCCTGCAACGCCGAGGAATACGCCAAAGCCGTCGCAGAGCTCAGAGAGGCGATCCAATGA